One Aciduliprofundum boonei T469 genomic region harbors:
- the albA gene encoding DNA-binding protein Alba codes for MAEENVVFVGKKPTMNYVLAVVTQFNSGVNTVILKARGKAISKAVDVAEIVRNRFVPSLQYGEIKIGTESLQSEKGETNVSSIEIEMKRE; via the coding sequence ATGGCAGAAGAAAACGTTGTATTCGTAGGAAAGAAGCCAACAATGAACTATGTACTCGCTGTTGTGACACAGTTTAACAGTGGTGTGAACACTGTGATTTTGAAGGCAAGAGGAAAGGCCATAAGTAAGGCCGTTGATGTTGCAGAAATTGTCCGCAACCGCTTTGTACCAAGCTTGCAGTATGGAGAAATAAAGATAGGCACAGAGAGCTTGCAGAGCGAGAAAGGAGAAACAAATGTCTCTTCCATCGAAATAGAGATGAAGAGGGAGTAA